TTGAAGAACCAACTTGGTTTTATAGGTTGTATTGCGGTGAATACCAAGGGTCTGAGTGGGGGAATTGGCATGTTTTGGTCAGCTGAAGTTGAAGTGGAGTTGAAGAACTTTAGCTCGAGCCACATTGATGTGTTGGTTAGGAAGAATACTCGAAACTCTATGGAGTGGAGGGTCACTGGTTTCTATGGTGCTCCGCGTGTTGAGGATAGGCATCATAGTTGGAGGTTTCTTCGCACTTAATTTGCGGTGCAGCACGAAGCTTGGCTTTGTGTTGGTGACTTCAATGAAACCATGTTTCCTTCTGAACATTTCTCGCGCGCAACACGGCCAGATTGGCAGATGAGAGCGTTCAGAGAAGCACTTGATGATTCCTCGCTCCTTGACTTGGGCTGGAATGTAGTGGAGTATACTTGGGACAACGAGCAGGGCGGTGATTCTAATGTTAAAGCCAGTCTGGATAGGGGTTTTGGTAACCTCCAACTCACCCAACTGTTCCCGCACACTATTGTTCGTCATATTAGCACAACAGAGTCTGACTATTGCTTCGTCTTGGTCGATCTACGTGAGAATTTTATGGAACCAAGGCACCGGACTGCTAGGCAGTTCCGTTATGAAGATGTATGGCAAACTCACTCGGAGTATGATCAGCTTGTGCTAAACGAGTGGCGGAAAGGTGCTGGCCAGAGAGGCTTAGCGTGTGTGGCTGATGCTCTACATGACATGCAGGCTAAGCTTGCTGCGTGGGGGCGAAAGAATTTGGGTGTCTATCCCGGAGAGTTCGCAAACTTCGTGGAAACTCGATCGTGTTCGTGCTCGTTCGGTGGGACGGGGCCTGAGCGATGAGGAGAAGGCTATTATTAAGGAGCTACGGGAGGCACTCCGACAAGAGGAGATCTGGATGCGGCAGCGGTCTAGAGTAATGTATCTTTGAGAAGGGGATCGGAATACGGGCTATTTCCACGCCCAAGCTTCCCAGCGGCAACTTATGAACAAGATTGAACTGTTGGAAAGGGCAGATGGGCGTACATGTCAAACGCCTGAGGAGAATCATGCAGAAGTCCAGGAGTTTTACCAAGCCTTATATACCACTCAGGGTTTCCGGCCGATGGATGATCTCCTCAACTACCCTCCCATGGTGACTGAACAAATGAATGATCAACTGGATATGCCTTACACATCCGAGGAAGTCAGGACGGCGTTGTTTCAGATGGCTCCGTCAAAAGCACCGGGGGTGAATGGTTTCACGGCGGGTTTTTTTCAGAGGCATTGGGCTCTGCTAAAAGATGATATAGTTCCGACtgttttgtatttttttgaatgGGGGTGTTCTACCCGAAGGAATGAATGACACGTCTATCACCTTGATACCAAAGGTACGACACCCACATTGCATTGCTCAGTATAGTCCCATATCCTTATGCTTTGTGTTGTACAAGATTGCCTCAAAATGCATTACCAACAGAATGAGGGTTTTTATGGGTGAGATCATAAGTGAAGAACAAAGCGCGTTTGTCCCTGGGCGCCTGATCACAGACTGTGCTCATTGTGTATGAAAGTGTCCATGCAATGAAACGAAGAAAGAAACGGAAGAATAGTGTTTGTGCAGTGAAACTCgacatgatgaaagcatatgacCGAGTAAAATGGCATTATCTGGAGGCTATCATGTTGCGTTTGTGTTTCAGCTCACAAtttgtcagactgattatgaagtgtGTCACGTCTGTTAGATTTACTGTTCATGTGAACGGGGAGTTACTGCCATTTTTTACACCCTCACGAATTTTTCGTCAAGGGGACCCCGTCTCACCGTATTTGTTCCTCCTGTGTGCAGAAGGGTTCACTTCTTTGTTGAACTTTTATGGAGGGGTCAATATCGACAGAGGTATTCGAGTTAGCTATCAATCGCCTTGGGTAAACCACCTACTCTTTGCGGACGATAGTCTCATTTTATGAATGCAAAGGCAGCCAGTGCACTCAGGTTGAATGAGGTGCTACAAATCTATGGTGACTACTCCGGCCAGTGTGTTAATAGGGACAAGAGCTCGGTCTATTTCAGTCCTAACACGACTGAACCGGTGCGCCAAATGTTGAAGGCAGTTCTGAATATCTCGGTTGAAGCGTTCAATGAATGATACCTGGGACTTCCAACTGCCGTTGGCTGGATCACTAGTGGAACTTTTGAAATATCTCAGAGAAAGGATTAGAAGCAAACTACAAGGAGGAATGGAACGCCTCATTTCATGTGCTGGTAGAGAGGTCAGGTTGAAGGCCGTGTCCCAAGCAATACCAACACACTCCATGAGTTGCTTCAAACTCACCAAGAAGGTCTGCAAAGGCCTTTCTTTAGTAATAGCTAGATATTGGTTGAGTAGCCCAATCGATCGTAGATCGCTTCACTGGATTGATTGACCTTCACTTGCTGAACCCAAGATTGATTGACCTTCACTTGCTAGATATTGGTTGAGTAGCCCAAGATTGCTGGAGGGATGGGCTTTCGTAAACTGGAACTGTTTAACATCGCGCTGCTCGGTAAACATGGATGGAATCTGATTACGAACCCGGACTCTCCCTGTGCTCGCGTTCTCAAGGGAAAGTATTTCCCGCAAAGTGACTTCATGGTTGCGACTGTCCCAAAGTGTGCCTCGGCCACCTGGCGAGCAATATGTGCGGGAAAACTAGCATTGGGAGCCGGCCTAGTAAAGCGAATTGGATATGGCACTTCGGTGTCCATTTGGAATGATAGTTGGGTTCCGGGCCTAATCTCCTTGCGGCCGACTACTCACGTCGGTAACCTTAACATTACTGGTGTGTCTGAGTTGATTGACGGAGATCGAGGTTTATGGAAGGTTGGTGAGGCACCATTTCATCGCCCCCGAAGCTGATGCTATTCTCAATATCCCGTTGAGGGCTGGAGGAGGAGATGATTCCTgggcatggactgcagaaaagtcggGCAACTACACTATGAAATCAGCGTACCATTCTCTCATGACCTTGAACGAGCATTCCGCTCTAAGGGAAGGGACGGTCACGGAATCTTCAGAGAAACAAAAACAGTTGTGGACAAGACTTTGGAAGCTAAAAGTTGTGCCAAAGGTCAGAGTGTTTTGGTGGCGAGTGCTAAGGGGAATTCTTCCTACTGAGTGCACCTTGAGACATCGACACATTGCTGATTTGGCACGTTGCAAAGTTTGCCTTGATGCAGACAAGGATATGTATCATGCATTGATTAAATGCACTCATGCTAAGCTCTTCTGGAAGGAGGCGCGGGAAATTTTATCTGCCAAGCTTCCTGACCTCCGTACAGAAACTTGGTCGAGGGATATTTTGTGTGACCCTAGATTTGATGAAGTGGATCAAGCGAAAGTTATCATTGTCATGTGGGCGATTTGGACGTCCAGGAATAATACAACACATGATAAGGCAAGCTTGGATCATGTTCACTCTATGAAGATGACAAGAGAGGCCTTGTCGCTGCTAGAACTACCCCAACAGCATGCGATGATCTTACCGGGCCATGGTTGGAGACCACCTGAGGACGACTGTATAAAGATTAATACTGATGTTGGGATTTCCATGGAGGCAAGAAGGTGCGGACTGTATAAAGATTAACACTTTCTTGAGTGCTTGGTGTAAACCTGTCCAGGGCACTACGGATCCACTCATTGCGGAGGCTCTTGCTCTCCGTGAGGGTGTGGTTTTTGCTCAGTTACGTGGCTTTGTGAGGGTGGAGATGGAGACCGACAGCTTGGAGGTCGTCGATCTTTGGAACTCGCGCCGTTCTTCGCGCTCACTGATAGCGCTTGTGCTACTTGATATTGAGGGATTAGCTGCTTCGTTTTCCTTTTTTTACTATTCGTCATGTAAGGAGACATGCCAATATCCCCGCCCACCTGTGTACAAAACTTGCTTGCACGTCGGAGGTGATGGAGTGTTGGATGAACAATCCTCCGGGCTTACTGATCACCAGTCTTATGGCTGACAGAGCCGGAGCTTTTTCTGCTGAATAAAGCCCTcatctaccccgcaaaaaaaaatatgACCCCTCAAACGCACGATTCCTTAAATCTATATTAAACCATGCATGTCCGATTTCTTAAATTTATATTAAACCATGCAACGTCGGTCAAGTACGTACATCAGCGGACACAAGCATACCACCAAAGTTCAAACGACGGACAACTTAAAATTACATCTAAAATTTGAAATTAAACGCAATAAATTCTACTTTTTAGATATTCATGACAACGTAACAAGCATGCTTGACAATTTTGATGCGAAACAGAATATCAATGCTTTGTCGGTGAAAAAAGCAAATTAAGCGCAACATTTGATGtttgatttgtttttttttttgcacaaATCAAAATGCTTAAGCTTTTCCCTTAAAATTTACGGATAGCATTTGAGTGTGACATTGAACacatatattttaaagaaataaaaCAATTTGCAAAATACATTTTTGGCAAGCAGTGGCATATGCTCCCTGTAGCCAAATTACAATTTCGTCAACCTCGCAAGACCTAACTACGTGGTAGTTTTCTTTCTTCAACCCAAAGAAAGAAAAGCAATTTCGCTAGCCGCAGCCAGGAGAGTTCCTTCGCGGCCATTCTCCGACAGCTCCCCTCTGCTGACAACCTCGATCGTTGATGGTGAGGGGGGTCACCGGATCCACACGTGTGGATCATTTTTAGGCCCTTGTAATCTAGTTTTTTAGATTGTTCATCGTCTTTGCTTAGGCGGTGACGAGAACgacgctgaataaagattcttcagaAACTTCCCCTACGAGGCGATTAGTCCAATGGTTGAGGATGGGTTTGAAAACCAATCTGTTCAAACAAGGATGGTGTGACGGCGATATCCACATGGTGGatttgtgtcctcgggctccgttgTTGCGACAGCGTTTGCTCCATCGGGTGCGGAGCTTAGCAGGTAGTCTaaaagcggatgcagattgtggtctgcatcagcGGCATCTGGAAAATGGTAGATCGTCTGTTGGGTTCATGGTTCGTGGATGATAGGTATGGTTTCCTCATCCGATGTCTTAAGTTGTGCGGGGTGTCATATCTGGAGTTCAGTGACGTGTCTGATGTGTCGCCCTGGTCTAATTCGTTCGACGGAACCGTCTTTGGTCGGCCACCTTAGAGGATCTGTGATGGATCCGCGTCGAGGTTGGCTGAGGTGGTGATCTGTCATTTTTTTTTTTTGGCTGCTGTGGTGGCGCCACGGTCTGGTGTTGGTGTCAAGCTTAAAGGTTTCTTCGGTGTTTCTTCGGTTTTGATTCTAATTGGCTAGTCTTTCTTAACGTAAAGACTAGTGTTCTGCGGTTCTTTCAGTTCTATTAGATCGATCTGTACGGGACTTGTACTATGACTTTTTtatataaatgagaaacatattatCATGAACAGAAAGATTTTAGTGAACCAAAGCATAATAGGCGAGAGCACGCGAAGACACTCCACAAAATTATCTAATTTAATTTATTTCATCCTCGCAATCCATTTATTTGAGTAGGTAGCGCCCGCGCGACACACAAAGCTGCCGGCCTGATAATAAGTGGGCACATCCACACGAGCATCACGGCGCGTTAACGAAGGCGACGATCCTGTCGAACATCTCCTTGGCTTTGTCGCAGTCGGGCTTGAAGAGGTGGAAGACGTGCCCCTCCCCCATCGTCTCCAGCAGCTCAACCCCCTGcccctcgccgcccctcgccgcggccACGGACTCCGCGTACGCGCGGCCGCGCCACCTGAGGAAGTCGCCCTCCGCGACGCACACCATGACCCTCTCGCACGCAAGTGTTTCCAGCCCAGGTGCGCCGGGCGCCATCGGGTTCATCCGCGCGTCGTCGATGCCAGTCGAGCCGGGGCACGCGAACTCCCACAGCCGCCCGCCCATGGCGCGCCACGCGGGGTTGCGCGTCTCCTCGCCGACGGCCTCGGAGCCCCAGAACCAGGGGTGGATCAGCACCGCGCCCTTGAGGCGCACGGCGTCCGGCTGGATGACGAGGTGGTGGCAGGCGTTGGCCCCGGCGCTGTCCCCGGCCACGAAGACGCGGCCCGGGTCGCCGTGCTCGGCGACCCACGGGTCGGCGGCCGAGAGCACCCACCCGAGGGCGGCGACGCAGTCCTCGTACGCCGCCGGGAGCGGGTGCTCCGGGGCGAGGCGGTACTCGACGGAGACGGCGAGGGCAGGGCAGGCGGCGGTGAGGCTGTTGAGGAAGCGGTGGCCGTTGGGGGACGCGACGGACTCGGCCACGAAGCCGC
Above is a window of Triticum dicoccoides isolate Atlit2015 ecotype Zavitan chromosome 5B, WEW_v2.0, whole genome shotgun sequence DNA encoding:
- the LOC119307451 gene encoding tuliposide A-converting enzyme 2, chloroplastic-like, whose protein sequence is MASNAAPDDNEVAHDYGLVRVYKSGRVERPLVAPPAAAGLDPVTGVESKDVQLGDYSARLYLPPAASAAADKLPVIVYVHGGGFVAESVASPNGHRFLNSLTAACPALAVSVEYRLAPEHPLPAAYEDCVAALGWVLSAADPWVAEHGDPGRVFVAGDSAGANACHHLVIQPDAVRLKGAVLIHPWFWGSEAVGEETRNPAWRAMGGRLWEFACPGSTGIDDARMNPMAPGAPGLETLACERVMVCVAEGDFLRWRGRAYAESVAAARGGEGQGVELLETMGEGHVFHLFKPDCDKAKEMFDRIVAFVNAP